A window of Apium graveolens cultivar Ventura chromosome 8, ASM990537v1, whole genome shotgun sequence contains these coding sequences:
- the LOC141679274 gene encoding zinc finger BED domain-containing protein RICESLEEPER 2-like: protein MRTATPFWEKISRHAVRKDCFSTYEIEKNKLREMFKYIRKINITTDMWISSHQKIGYMVVTGHWIDSNWNLNMRVLNFCNVPPPHSGFIISEALFKCLDEWEIIDKIGTLTVDNAAANDVALRYLKQTFSIRRSLSIEGKMFHARCCAHILNLCVQDGLNPTEDIVDKVRDGVKYIAASESRRIKFAEISKSLGLKCKKLILDVPTRWNSTYNMLECAIQFKNVFLIYSTSDQGFKEYVPGAEDWEQVEGVCSFLKVFSDVTKVVSGTGYSTSNLFLSEIRRVKHIIDRKAIDPNMHVREMARKMELKFEKYWGETNLVMSIGAIMDPRFKMKLSAFCFPTLYPIASDAEINMSYLLNALNDLYFEYCREEKDANKERNESGVSSSDANFIIEQSETP, encoded by the coding sequence ATGCGAACAGCTACTCCGTTTTGGGAGAAAATTAGTAGGCATGCTGTTAGGAAAGATTGTTTCAGTACTTATGAAATTGAGAAAAATAAATTAAGAGAAATGTTTAAATATATTAGAAAGATTAATATAACGACTGATATGTGGATTTCCTCACATCAGAAAATTGGTTATATGGTTGTCACGGGTCATTGGATTGATTCCAATTGGAATTTGAACATGAGGGTCCTTAATTTTTGTAATGTCCCTCCCCCACATAGCGGATTTATAATTTCAGAAGCTTTGTTTAAGTGTTTGGATGAATGGGAGATTATTGATAAAATTGGGACATTGACGGTAGATAATGCAGCTGCGAATGATGTCGCTTTACGGTATTTAAAACAAACTTTTAGTATTAGAAGGTCATTGTCTATTGAGGGAAAGATGTTTCACGCTCGTTGTTGCGCACACATATTGAACTTATGTGTGCAAGATGGTTTAAACCCAACTGAAGATATAGTTGATAAAGTTAGGGATGGGGTTAAGTATATAGCAGCCTCGGAAAGTCGCAGAATTAAGTTTGCTGAAATTTCTAAGTCATTAGGTTTGAAATGTAAGAAGCTGATTCTGGATGTTCCTACACGCTggaattcaacatataatatgcTGGAATGTGCTATTCAGTTCAAGAATGTTTTTCTTATATATAGCACATCTGATCAAGGTTTTAAAGAGTATGTACCAGGTGCGGAGGATTGGGAGCAAGTTGAAGGAGTGTGCTCCTTCCTTAAGGTATTTTCTGATGTCACGAAGGTTGTTTCCGGAACAGGTTATTCAACTTCGAATTTGTTTTTATCAGAGATAAGAAGGGTCAAGCATATAATAGACAGAAAGGCCATCGATCCAAATATGCATGTTCGAGAGATGGCGCGAAAAATGGAATTGAAATTTGAGAAATATTGGGGGGAAACTAACTTGGTAATGTCAATTGGTGCCATCATGGATCCGCGGTTTAAAATGAAACTTTCAGCTTTTTGTTTTCCTACTCTTTATCCGATTGCAAGTGATGCTGAAATAAATATGTCTTATTTATTGAATGCCTTGAATGATTTGTATTTTGAGTATTGCAGGGAAGAAAAGGATGCTAATAAAGAAAGGAATGAATCTGGGGTGTCTTCTTCTGATGCTAATTTTATTATTGAACAAAGTGAAACACCTTAA